One genomic region from Paraburkholderia azotifigens encodes:
- the aceE gene encoding pyruvate dehydrogenase (acetyl-transferring), homodimeric type: MSAVPDEVLKYVADAKDDSDPQETAEWLEALDGVISAVGPDRAHYLIEKQIEFARVHGEHLPFSANTPYINTIPVANQAKIPGDQDVEHRIRSYTRWNAMAMVLRAGKETNVGGHIASFASAATLYDVGFNHFWHAPSKDHGGDLVFVQGHSSPGVYSRAFLLGRLSEKQLDNFRQEVGGEGISSYPHPWLMPDFWQFPTVSMGLGPIMAIYQARFMKYMHARGIAQTEGRKVWAFLGDGETDEPESLGAIGMAGRERLDNLVFVINCNLQRLDGPVRGNGKIIQELESEFRGAGWNVIKVVWGSRWDALFARDKSGALMRRMMEVVDGEYQTYKSESGAFVREHFFNTPELKALVADWSDDDVWNLNRGGHDPHKIYAAFKQATQAKGQPTVILAKTIKGYGMGEAGQAMNITHQQKKMQVEALKHFRDQFRLPISDDEIAHVPYLKFEEGSKELEYMRARRQELGGYLPARRQKAESLPVPALDAFEPLLKGTGEGREISTTMAFVRILNILLKDKAIGKRVVPIVPDESRTFGMEGLFRQIGIWNQDGQKYVPEDSDQLMFYRESETGQILQEGINEAGGMSDWIAAATSYSTHGEIMIPFYIFYSMFGFQRIGDLAWAAGDMRSRGFLLGGTAGRTTLNGEGLQHEDGHSLLWAASVPNCISYDPTFGFELAVIMQDGLRRMVQEQEDVFYYITVMNENYEHPAIPQGEHVAKDIIKGMYAFRKGADNAKAPRVQLMGAGTIFNEVIAAADLLKNDWGVEADLWSVPSFTELAREGHEVQRQNLLNPLGEKKLSHVETLLKDAKGPVIASTDYVRALVDQIRAFVPQRFVVLGTDGFGRSDTREKLRHFFEVDRYWTTVAALSALADEGTIERKVVADALKKYNLDPSKPNPMTV, translated from the coding sequence ATGTCCGCTGTACCTGACGAAGTCCTGAAATACGTCGCCGACGCCAAAGACGATAGCGACCCGCAAGAAACCGCCGAATGGCTCGAAGCGCTAGATGGCGTGATTTCTGCTGTCGGACCCGACCGCGCTCACTACCTCATCGAGAAGCAGATCGAATTTGCCCGCGTGCATGGCGAGCATCTGCCTTTCTCCGCCAACACCCCGTACATCAACACGATCCCCGTCGCGAATCAGGCGAAGATTCCGGGCGACCAGGACGTCGAGCACCGCATCCGCTCGTACACGCGCTGGAACGCAATGGCCATGGTGCTGCGCGCCGGCAAGGAAACCAACGTCGGCGGCCACATCGCATCGTTCGCGTCGGCGGCCACGCTGTATGACGTCGGCTTCAACCACTTCTGGCATGCGCCGTCGAAAGATCACGGCGGCGACCTCGTGTTCGTGCAGGGCCACTCGTCGCCGGGCGTCTACTCGCGCGCGTTCCTGCTCGGCCGCCTGTCCGAGAAGCAGCTCGACAACTTCCGTCAGGAAGTGGGCGGCGAGGGCATCTCGTCGTATCCGCACCCGTGGCTGATGCCGGACTTCTGGCAGTTCCCGACGGTGTCGATGGGTCTGGGCCCGATCATGGCGATCTACCAGGCGCGCTTCATGAAGTACATGCACGCGCGCGGCATCGCTCAGACGGAAGGCCGCAAGGTGTGGGCATTCCTCGGCGACGGCGAAACGGATGAGCCGGAATCGCTCGGCGCGATCGGCATGGCCGGCCGCGAGCGTCTGGACAACCTCGTGTTCGTCATCAACTGCAACCTGCAGCGTCTGGACGGCCCGGTGCGCGGCAACGGCAAGATCATCCAGGAACTCGAAAGCGAGTTCCGCGGCGCCGGCTGGAACGTCATCAAGGTCGTCTGGGGCAGCCGCTGGGATGCGCTGTTCGCACGCGACAAGTCGGGCGCGCTGATGCGCCGGATGATGGAAGTCGTCGACGGCGAATATCAGACGTACAAGTCGGAATCGGGCGCGTTCGTCCGCGAGCACTTCTTCAACACGCCGGAACTGAAGGCGCTCGTCGCCGACTGGTCGGATGACGACGTGTGGAACCTGAACCGCGGCGGCCACGATCCGCACAAGATCTACGCGGCGTTCAAGCAGGCGACGCAGGCCAAGGGCCAGCCGACCGTGATCCTCGCGAAGACGATCAAGGGCTACGGCATGGGCGAAGCCGGCCAGGCGATGAACATCACCCACCAGCAGAAGAAGATGCAGGTGGAAGCGCTCAAGCATTTCCGCGACCAGTTCCGCCTGCCCATCTCGGACGACGAGATCGCGCACGTGCCGTATCTGAAGTTCGAAGAAGGCTCGAAGGAACTCGAGTACATGCGTGCCCGCCGCCAGGAGCTCGGCGGCTATCTGCCGGCGCGCCGCCAGAAGGCGGAATCGCTGCCCGTTCCGGCGCTCGACGCATTCGAGCCGCTGCTGAAGGGCACGGGCGAAGGCCGTGAAATTTCGACGACGATGGCGTTCGTCCGTATCCTCAACATCCTGTTGAAGGACAAGGCGATCGGCAAGCGCGTCGTGCCCATCGTGCCGGACGAGTCGCGTACCTTCGGCATGGAGGGTCTGTTCCGTCAGATCGGCATCTGGAATCAGGACGGCCAGAAGTACGTGCCGGAAGACTCCGACCAGCTGATGTTCTACCGTGAATCGGAAACCGGCCAGATCCTGCAGGAAGGCATCAACGAAGCAGGCGGCATGTCGGACTGGATCGCAGCGGCGACGTCGTACTCGACGCACGGCGAGATCATGATCCCGTTCTACATCTTCTACTCGATGTTCGGCTTCCAGCGCATCGGCGATCTGGCATGGGCGGCGGGCGACATGCGTTCGCGCGGCTTCCTGCTGGGCGGCACGGCAGGCCGTACGACGCTCAACGGCGAAGGCCTGCAGCACGAAGACGGCCACTCCCTGCTGTGGGCGGCATCGGTACCGAACTGCATCAGCTATGACCCGACGTTCGGCTTCGAACTCGCCGTCATCATGCAGGACGGTCTGCGCCGCATGGTGCAGGAGCAGGAAGACGTGTTCTATTACATCACGGTGATGAACGAGAACTACGAGCACCCGGCGATCCCGCAGGGCGAGCATGTGGCGAAGGACATCATCAAGGGCATGTACGCATTCCGCAAGGGCGCCGACAACGCCAAGGCGCCGCGCGTGCAACTGATGGGCGCGGGCACGATCTTTAATGAAGTGATCGCCGCCGCCGACCTGCTGAAGAACGACTGGGGCGTCGAAGCCGATCTGTGGAGCGTGCCGAGCTTCACGGAACTGGCGCGCGAAGGTCACGAAGTACAGCGTCAGAACCTGCTGAACCCGCTCGGCGAGAAGAAGCTCTCGCACGTCGAGACGCTGCTGAAGGACGCGAAGGGCCCCGTCATCGCATCGACCGACTACGTCCGTGCGCTGGTCGACCAGATCCGCGCGTTCGTGCCGCAACGCTTCGTCGTGCTGGGCACGGACGGCTTCGGCCGCTCCGACACGCGCGAAAAGCTGCGTCACTTCTTCGAAGTCGACCGCTACTGGACCACGGTTGCTGCGCTGAGTGCGCTGGCCGATGAGGGTACGATTGAGCGCAAGGTCGTGGCCGACGCGCTGAAGAAGTACAACCTCGATCCGTCCAAACCCAACCCGATGACCGTCTAA